In one candidate division KSB1 bacterium genomic region, the following are encoded:
- a CDS encoding DUF3524 domain-containing protein produces the protein MNILILEPYFTGSHKVWAQGYQKQSKHTVEILSLPGNFWKWRMHGGAVSLAKNFLAGNFEPDLLLATDMLDLTTFLSLTRHKTSNLPTAIYFHENQLSYPWSPSDRDVMQKRDKHYGFINYVSALTADAVFFNSKYHQDSFLDELMRYLKHFPDHTDLENIDRIKSKSKVLPLGLDLSRLDEFKPTLNSKLETANAKPLILWNHRWEYDKNPSEFFKALFILAEKGLDFEIAILGEAFSEKPEEFRLAKEKLGSRIIQFGYTIEFSEYASWLWRADILPVTSNQDFFGASVVEAIYCDCFPILPERLAYPELVPAELHDNYLYHNFDDLVTRLEQAICDFDALQNQSLRDIVKKFNWASLVSDYDEKLESFC, from the coding sequence GTGAATATCCTCATCCTCGAACCCTACTTTACCGGCTCTCATAAAGTTTGGGCACAAGGGTATCAAAAACAGAGCAAACATACCGTTGAAATTTTAAGCCTTCCCGGTAACTTTTGGAAATGGCGCATGCACGGCGGCGCTGTTAGCCTGGCGAAAAACTTCCTTGCCGGGAATTTTGAACCCGATTTGCTACTCGCCACCGACATGCTCGATCTAACCACCTTCTTATCACTAACACGTCATAAAACTTCGAATCTTCCGACAGCAATTTACTTTCACGAAAACCAATTATCCTACCCGTGGTCGCCTTCCGATCGCGATGTTATGCAAAAACGTGATAAGCACTATGGATTTATAAACTATGTCAGCGCTTTGACTGCGGACGCTGTTTTTTTCAATTCTAAATATCACCAGGACAGTTTTTTAGACGAATTGATGCGCTATCTGAAACACTTCCCAGATCATACCGACCTGGAGAATATCGACAGAATAAAATCGAAGAGCAAAGTTTTACCCTTAGGGTTGGATTTGTCTCGCCTCGATGAATTTAAACCAACCCTAAACTCGAAACTCGAAACTGCTAACGCGAAACCTTTAATCTTGTGGAACCATCGCTGGGAATACGATAAAAATCCGAGTGAATTTTTTAAGGCGCTTTTTATTCTGGCTGAAAAAGGCTTGGATTTCGAAATTGCTATTCTTGGCGAGGCGTTCAGTGAAAAACCGGAAGAATTCAGGCTCGCAAAAGAAAAACTGGGATCTCGAATCATTCAATTTGGATACACAATCGAATTTTCCGAATATGCCAGTTGGCTTTGGCGGGCGGACATTTTGCCGGTCACATCAAATCAGGATTTTTTCGGTGCCAGTGTGGTTGAGGCGATCTACTGCGATTGCTTCCCGATCCTGCCGGAAAGACTCGCCTATCCGGAGCTTGTTCCTGCTGAATTACATGACAATTATCTTTACCACAATTTCGATGATTTGGTCACTCGACTGGAGCAGGCGATTTGCGATTTTGACGCTTTACAAAATCAAAGCTTAAGAGATATTGTAAAAAAATTCAATTGGGCTTCTCTAGTATCTGACTATGACGAAAAACTGGAAAGTTTTTGTTGA
- a CDS encoding aminotransferase class V-fold PLP-dependent enzyme: MNSLNRREFLGAIGRPVAVAATVAVLDPLGMRRAIEALANIPGTPEEIAADESFWFEVQQAFTVDRSLVNLNNGGVSPAPAVVQDAMKRHLDYSNEAPVYTMWRILEPQREGVRNRLARAFKCSPEEIALTRNASESLQICQLGLDFKSGDEVLTTDQDYGRMITTFRQRERREGIKLNLFPIPVPAEDPKKIVSLFEENITAKTKAILMSHMINLTGQILPVKQVTQMARKKGIPVIVDGAHSFAHFDFTHEDLDCDYFTTSLHKWLFAPHGTGMLYVRKDKIAGLWPMMPASKKMDDDIRKFEEIGTHPAANYLAIAEALTFHQGIGPKRKEARLVYLRDRWAKRLLEHDRVRLHTSLKPGFACGLATVQIEGIDPVELTTHLWKKQRIIVTPIMRDEFQGIRVTPNVYTTLEEVDRFCEAMETVIKKGLPKT; encoded by the coding sequence ATGAATTCTCTCAATCGACGCGAGTTTTTAGGTGCAATCGGCAGGCCGGTTGCAGTGGCTGCAACGGTTGCGGTGTTGGATCCTTTAGGCATGCGGCGCGCAATAGAGGCTTTGGCTAATATTCCCGGCACACCCGAGGAAATTGCTGCTGATGAATCGTTTTGGTTTGAAGTTCAGCAGGCATTTACGGTCGATCGCAGTTTGGTAAATCTCAATAACGGTGGCGTGAGTCCGGCCCCGGCTGTGGTTCAAGACGCCATGAAACGGCATCTGGATTACTCGAACGAAGCGCCGGTTTACACCATGTGGCGTATTTTGGAGCCGCAACGGGAAGGCGTACGTAATCGTCTTGCCAGGGCCTTTAAGTGTTCGCCCGAGGAGATAGCTTTGACTCGCAATGCATCAGAGAGCTTGCAGATTTGCCAGCTCGGGCTTGATTTCAAATCCGGTGACGAGGTTTTAACCACCGATCAAGACTACGGTCGGATGATCACCACTTTTAGACAGCGTGAGAGACGAGAGGGTATTAAATTAAACCTCTTCCCCATTCCTGTCCCTGCAGAAGATCCAAAGAAAATCGTCAGTCTGTTTGAAGAAAATATCACTGCCAAAACCAAAGCCATTTTGATGAGTCATATGATTAATCTTACCGGACAAATCCTGCCGGTGAAACAGGTCACTCAGATGGCAAGAAAAAAAGGCATTCCGGTCATCGTCGATGGTGCGCATTCTTTTGCCCATTTTGATTTTACACACGAGGATCTTGACTGCGATTACTTCACTACGAGCTTGCACAAATGGCTGTTCGCACCCCATGGAACGGGCATGCTGTATGTTAGGAAGGATAAAATCGCCGGCCTCTGGCCGATGATGCCGGCCTCGAAAAAAATGGACGACGATATTCGCAAGTTTGAGGAAATCGGCACGCACCCGGCTGCAAATTACCTGGCAATTGCCGAGGCTTTAACTTTTCACCAGGGAATCGGACCGAAGCGCAAAGAAGCTCGCCTGGTTTACCTGCGTGATCGTTGGGCCAAGCGGCTTCTCGAACATGATCGAGTGCGATTGCATACCAGCTTGAAACCGGGTTTTGCCTGCGGTCTTGCTACTGTGCAAATTGAAGGCATTGACCCGGTTGAACTTACAACTCACCTCTGGAAAAAACAGCGAATCATTGTTACCCCAATTATGCGTGATGAATTTCAAGGTATCCGTGTGACTCCGAATGTTTACACGACCCTTGAAGAGGTCGATCGCTTTTGCGAGGCAATGGAAACCGTAATCAAGAAAGGACTGCCAAAGACATGA
- a CDS encoding S9 family peptidase — protein sequence MRSRVNRDYSQISALFIVLLFSFILTQTGFASDVFSEKDLLKLKSVTSAKISPNGGWIAYTVSVPRKAADKPGSGYSELYLISIKTKEVRPYITGKVRVRSVSWSPDGSAVGFLTSRGEKAKTQVWMIPISGGEAKQLTHSKTSVSSFRWHPTENKVAYLASTPKSKHEKDLEKKGYGFVFYEENLKHRNLYLADLDAEDSEAEQLTNDVTVWSFEFSPDGKTIAAAVTQENLIDHSYAFKTVHLLDLKSKELKPLTKNPGKLGNFAFSPNGRQLAYAAALSQKDNAVSQAFVISMNGGEPTHLTQPNFRGHVDWVGWKDNNTLFYHSKEGVETTLSTVRLTGNGVNRKVILDSKKTGVVFGPPSTTRDFKHTALVGQSPKFPGNVFYFNGKKMTKLTNVNPWLADRKLGKQEPIQYKARDGKEVEGLLIYPVDYQAGTKYPMVVIVHGGPESNYSNGWLSRYSTPGQNLSGKGYAAFYPNYRASTGYGVAYAEYGYNNPAGVEFDDIADGIDYLIGQGIADRDRVGLGGGSYGGYASGWFATYYTKYVKAVCMFVGISDLISKRGTSDIPYEMLYVHAGQKLEDMWDLSLKRSPIYYAHQSKTATLIYGGLTDTRVDPGQSRELHRRMKMNGHPAVRLVQYPGEGHGNRKQPGRIDVLYRILDWYDWYVKDAKPLEGPMPPLDISDKYGLKLTE from the coding sequence ATGCGAAGTCGAGTCAATCGAGACTATTCACAAATCTCAGCTTTATTTATAGTTTTACTATTTTCTTTTATTTTAACCCAAACCGGTTTTGCAAGCGATGTTTTCAGCGAAAAGGATTTGCTTAAATTAAAGTCCGTTACAAGTGCGAAAATCAGCCCAAACGGTGGCTGGATTGCTTATACCGTTAGTGTGCCTCGCAAGGCGGCTGACAAGCCTGGCTCGGGTTATAGCGAACTTTATTTGATTTCCATAAAGACGAAAGAGGTTCGTCCGTATATTACCGGTAAAGTCAGGGTGCGGTCTGTCTCCTGGAGTCCGGACGGCTCGGCAGTTGGTTTTCTAACCAGTCGGGGAGAAAAGGCCAAAACACAGGTGTGGATGATACCCATCAGCGGGGGAGAGGCAAAGCAATTGACTCATTCTAAAACAAGCGTTTCTTCTTTCCGGTGGCATCCAACGGAAAATAAAGTGGCGTATTTAGCCAGTACGCCTAAATCCAAACATGAGAAAGATCTGGAGAAAAAAGGGTACGGATTTGTTTTCTATGAAGAAAATTTAAAGCACCGAAATCTGTACCTGGCTGATTTGGACGCTGAGGATTCCGAAGCCGAGCAGTTAACAAACGACGTGACCGTCTGGTCATTTGAATTTTCTCCAGATGGCAAGACCATTGCCGCTGCGGTCACCCAAGAAAATTTAATCGATCACAGTTATGCTTTTAAAACCGTGCATCTTCTGGATCTTAAAAGTAAAGAGTTAAAACCGCTGACCAAGAATCCCGGTAAACTTGGAAATTTTGCATTCAGCCCAAACGGCAGGCAGTTGGCTTATGCCGCGGCTCTCAGTCAAAAAGATAATGCGGTCAGTCAGGCTTTTGTCATTTCAATGAATGGCGGGGAACCGACCCATTTAACTCAGCCAAATTTTCGCGGTCATGTCGATTGGGTCGGCTGGAAAGATAACAATACATTGTTCTACCATTCTAAAGAAGGTGTAGAAACAACCCTGAGCACGGTCAGGCTGACCGGAAACGGGGTAAACCGGAAAGTTATTCTTGATTCAAAGAAGACGGGGGTTGTGTTTGGGCCACCGAGCACTACCAGGGATTTCAAGCACACGGCTCTGGTTGGGCAGTCGCCGAAATTTCCCGGAAACGTGTTCTATTTTAACGGCAAGAAAATGACCAAGCTGACCAACGTCAATCCGTGGCTTGCAGATAGAAAGTTAGGAAAGCAGGAGCCCATTCAATATAAAGCTCGCGATGGCAAGGAAGTAGAGGGGCTGCTCATTTACCCGGTGGATTATCAGGCCGGCACAAAATATCCGATGGTTGTCATTGTGCACGGCGGTCCGGAATCAAACTATTCTAACGGTTGGCTCTCCCGCTACTCTACTCCCGGACAAAACCTTTCTGGTAAAGGGTACGCAGCGTTTTATCCAAATTACCGGGCGTCAACGGGGTACGGCGTTGCGTACGCCGAATATGGCTATAACAACCCGGCCGGGGTTGAGTTTGACGACATTGCCGATGGAATTGATTATTTGATCGGTCAAGGCATTGCCGACCGCGACCGCGTCGGTCTTGGCGGCGGGTCTTACGGCGGCTATGCTTCCGGTTGGTTTGCAACCTATTACACGAAGTATGTCAAAGCTGTCTGTATGTTTGTCGGAATCAGTGACTTGATCAGCAAGCGTGGGACTTCTGATATTCCTTATGAAATGCTTTATGTGCATGCAGGACAAAAATTGGAAGATATGTGGGATTTAAGTCTAAAACGAAGTCCGATTTACTATGCTCATCAAAGCAAAACGGCGACTCTGATTTATGGCGGCTTGACGGATACCCGCGTTGACCCGGGACAAAGCAGGGAGCTGCATCGGCGAATGAAAATGAACGGCCATCCCGCAGTTCGGCTGGTGCAGTACCCGGGCGAAGGTCATGGGAATCGCAAGCAGCCGGGCCGGATTGATGTCTTATATCGAATTCTGGACTGGTATGATTGGTATGTTAAAGACGCCAAACCCTTAGAGGGTCCGATGCCACCTCTCGACATCAGCGACAAATATGGATTGAAATTAACCGAGTAA
- a CDS encoding RidA family protein — MKYFIITVLLIGCGAQQPADKEVISSENAPAAIGPYSQAIRAGNTLYLAGQIAIDPATGKMIEGGVEDQTHRVLKNIGAVLKEAGFTISDVVQSQVFLADLNNYGAMNAVYATYFKKNPPARAAVQVARLPLDALVEIMVTAVRTK; from the coding sequence ATGAAATATTTTATAATAACTGTTTTGCTAATCGGTTGCGGCGCTCAGCAGCCTGCTGACAAAGAAGTCATTTCTTCAGAAAACGCGCCGGCAGCAATCGGACCTTATTCGCAAGCCATTCGAGCCGGAAACACACTTTATCTTGCCGGACAAATTGCCATTGATCCCGCGACCGGTAAAATGATTGAAGGCGGAGTTGAAGATCAGACGCATCGGGTTTTGAAAAACATCGGGGCTGTTTTAAAAGAGGCTGGTTTTACCATTAGTGACGTCGTGCAAAGCCAGGTCTTTCTTGCCGATTTGAATAATTATGGCGCCATGAATGCTGTCTACGCAACTTATTTTAAGAAAAATCCGCCGGCACGGGCAGCGGTGCAAGTTGCTCGTTTGCCTTTGGATGCGCTGGTGGAAATTATGGTGACGGCGGTAAGAACAAAATAG